The following proteins are co-located in the Deinococcus metallilatus genome:
- a CDS encoding carbohydrate-binding domain-containing protein — MLLAGCGTGQPTKTADTQPLPGATATPSPSLSLEAETAETVVLAESGLQPQAVVEPGAPTGGKVINDSNASGGQAIALLSNGSAVRFTVPAGTAAGNYTVRLRGRGENYNGNAIVSVRLGSTEKSRVELSTATYSTFDASTLALKAGDVLTVVFINDAYGGSGKDRNAIVDHLILDPATTSTAPAPTPTPTPGDTLKVEAETVMTGGAAAQNDTAASGGKVAAMTYNGTGVTWTAPAAGTYRLSLQAREQAYNGDATLEIRQNGTVLGSKTVASSSLSAVDGGSVTLASGDKLEIVFTNDAYGGSATTDRNAYLDYFTLTKTATAAPAPTPTPTPTPTPTPTPTPTPTPTPTPIPTPTPAPTNAIDVKTLGVKGDGVTDDTAALNAAVTKAGGKSLYFPTGTYLVSRPVVWRGLAGQTITGSGATIKAASGWQSNGDDGMLVVYNASNVTVRGLKLQGNFSWNVDPWSKRMDGLAFLGGSGITVDSVETQDIQSVAINAEDVTGYTVKNSKVNRYLAHGIGCARCKNATFTGNTVDGGADPKATSANDTAGISMFAQNGDTLLFENNTILNSWDTATKTEGASNVTYRGNTIDTFGKDGIKIMFLPPDQGGSGQTVKNGVIENNTVRNFKHWKSDGSGGLLLQGVAGGRVSGNNVYGNPSSGGTGIVLSSYSTSVPQTGGVTVENNTVSDYPTALLVGTTDATMVRGNKFLSSSGQRNMQRCVNIERGNGTVLENNSFEAFSDICVLTYGSTDNVTMQGNAFRNGKAGAWLNPSDSTGVKILSNNFDTVAEPLPYQGTVAQCSGNTGTGVRNDCR; from the coding sequence ATGTTGCTGGCTGGCTGCGGTACCGGACAGCCGACCAAGACGGCGGATACCCAGCCGCTTCCAGGGGCGACCGCCACGCCCAGCCCCAGCCTGTCGCTGGAAGCCGAGACGGCCGAAACGGTCGTGCTGGCTGAAAGCGGCCTGCAACCGCAGGCTGTGGTCGAGCCGGGCGCGCCCACGGGGGGCAAGGTCATCAACGATTCCAACGCCAGCGGGGGCCAGGCCATCGCCCTGCTCTCCAACGGCAGCGCCGTGCGCTTCACGGTGCCTGCCGGAACGGCTGCCGGAAACTACACCGTCCGGCTGCGGGGCCGGGGGGAGAACTACAACGGCAATGCCATCGTGTCTGTGCGGCTCGGCAGCACCGAGAAGAGCCGCGTGGAACTCTCGACCGCCACCTATTCCACCTTTGACGCCAGCACCCTGGCCCTGAAAGCGGGCGACGTGCTCACGGTGGTGTTCATCAATGACGCCTACGGCGGCAGCGGCAAGGACCGCAACGCCATCGTCGATCACCTGATCCTCGATCCCGCGACGACCAGCACCGCCCCGGCGCCAACCCCCACTCCGACGCCTGGTGACACCCTCAAGGTCGAGGCCGAAACCGTGATGACCGGCGGTGCTGCGGCGCAGAACGACACTGCGGCCAGCGGCGGGAAGGTCGCGGCGATGACCTACAACGGCACCGGGGTCACCTGGACCGCCCCTGCCGCGGGCACCTACCGCCTCAGCCTGCAAGCGCGCGAGCAGGCTTACAACGGTGACGCCACCCTGGAAATTCGCCAGAACGGCACCGTGCTGGGCAGCAAGACCGTCGCCTCCAGCAGCCTCAGCGCCGTGGACGGCGGCAGCGTGACTCTCGCCAGCGGTGACAAGCTGGAAATCGTCTTCACCAACGACGCCTACGGCGGCTCGGCCACCACCGACCGCAACGCCTACCTCGACTACTTCACCCTGACCAAGACGGCGACTGCGGCACCCGCACCCACCCCCACGCCAACGCCTACCCCGACCCCGACGCCCACCCCCACGCCGACCCCGACTCCCACTCCGACGCCAATCCCCACGCCCACTCCCGCCCCGACCAATGCCATTGACGTGAAGACGCTCGGCGTCAAGGGCGACGGCGTGACCGACGACACGGCGGCCCTGAACGCAGCCGTGACCAAAGCTGGGGGCAAGAGCCTCTACTTCCCGACGGGGACGTATCTGGTCAGCCGTCCGGTGGTCTGGAGGGGGCTCGCCGGGCAGACCATCACCGGCAGCGGCGCGACCATCAAGGCGGCATCGGGCTGGCAGAGCAACGGTGACGACGGGATGCTGGTGGTGTACAACGCCTCGAACGTTACGGTCAGGGGGCTGAAGCTCCAGGGCAACTTCAGTTGGAACGTCGATCCCTGGTCCAAGCGGATGGATGGCCTGGCCTTTTTGGGCGGCTCCGGCATCACGGTGGACAGCGTCGAGACGCAGGATATCCAGTCGGTGGCGATCAACGCTGAGGACGTGACCGGCTACACGGTCAAGAACAGTAAGGTGAACCGTTACCTGGCCCACGGCATCGGCTGCGCCCGCTGCAAGAACGCGACCTTCACCGGGAACACGGTGGACGGCGGCGCGGACCCGAAGGCCACCAGCGCCAACGACACGGCTGGCATCAGCATGTTCGCCCAGAACGGGGACACCCTGCTCTTCGAGAACAACACCATCCTCAACTCCTGGGACACCGCCACCAAGACCGAGGGCGCGAGCAACGTGACCTACCGGGGCAACACGATTGACACCTTCGGCAAGGACGGCATCAAGATCATGTTCCTGCCCCCGGACCAGGGCGGCAGCGGGCAGACGGTGAAGAACGGCGTGATCGAGAACAACACCGTCCGCAACTTCAAGCACTGGAAGAGTGACGGCTCGGGCGGGCTGCTCCTGCAAGGCGTGGCCGGAGGCCGGGTGAGCGGGAACAACGTGTACGGCAACCCCAGCTCCGGCGGCACCGGGATCGTGCTGAGCAGCTACTCCACCAGCGTGCCGCAGACCGGCGGCGTGACGGTCGAGAACAACACCGTCAGCGACTACCCGACCGCCCTGCTGGTGGGCACCACCGACGCCACCATGGTGCGCGGGAACAAGTTCCTCAGCAGCAGCGGCCAGCGCAACATGCAGCGGTGCGTGAACATCGAGCGGGGGAACGGCACTGTGCTGGAGAACAACTCCTTCGAGGCCTTCAGCGACATCTGCGTGCTGACCTATGGCAGCACCGACAACGTGACCATGCAGGGCAACGCCTTCCGCAACGGGAAGGCCGGGGCGTGGCTGAACCCCTCCGACAGCACGGGCGTCAAGATTCTCAGCAACAACTTCGACACCGTGGCCGAGCCGCTGCCCTATCAGGGCACGGTGGCCCAGTGCTCGGGCAACACCGGCACCGGTGTCCGCAACGACTGCCGCTGA
- the lhgO gene encoding L-2-hydroxyglutarate oxidase — translation MRHDFAIIGGGIVGLATASALGERYPDALILLLEKEEALAQHQTGRNSGVIHSGIYYAPGSLKARLCQAGNVSMAEFCEEHGLPYERCGKVIVATRPEELPGLERLRQRAGEHGLPVRALAAEEVREIEPHVAALAGLHVPSTGIADYTQVCLTLARLVQERGGEIRLGTRVESFQPDARGYRIETSAGPFAAHYVINCAGLYSDRLARQAGSDPGSQIVPFRGEYYELRPERRSLVKNLIYPVPNPDFPFLGVHFTRMIDGSVHAGPNAVLAFAREGYHKWDVNLRDLGEALTYSGFLNLARRNLGEGAREMWRSLSKAAFVRSLQTLIPEVTAEDVIPSEAGVRAQALTPDGRLVDDFLLIDAPAALHVCNAPSPAATSSLEIGRTIAARVQAPAHLTPAPSRGPGPAPQGVLA, via the coding sequence GTGAGACACGACTTCGCGATCATCGGCGGCGGCATCGTGGGCCTCGCCACCGCCTCTGCGCTCGGTGAGCGTTATCCGGACGCCCTGATCCTGCTGCTGGAAAAGGAAGAAGCCCTGGCGCAGCACCAGACCGGCCGCAACTCCGGCGTGATCCACAGCGGCATCTACTACGCGCCCGGCAGCCTCAAGGCGCGGCTCTGTCAAGCCGGGAACGTCAGCATGGCCGAATTCTGCGAGGAACACGGCCTGCCCTACGAACGCTGCGGCAAGGTGATCGTGGCGACCCGCCCGGAGGAACTGCCCGGCCTGGAGCGGCTGCGGCAGCGTGCCGGGGAACACGGCCTGCCGGTGCGCGCCCTCGCGGCCGAGGAGGTGCGCGAGATCGAGCCGCACGTCGCGGCGCTGGCGGGCCTGCACGTGCCGAGCACCGGGATTGCCGACTATACCCAGGTCTGCCTCACCCTGGCCCGGCTGGTGCAGGAGCGCGGCGGGGAGATTCGCCTGGGGACGCGGGTGGAGTCCTTCCAGCCCGACGCGCGGGGCTACCGCATCGAGACGAGCGCCGGACCCTTCGCCGCCCACTACGTGATCAACTGCGCGGGGCTGTACAGTGACCGGCTGGCCCGGCAGGCGGGATCGGACCCCGGCAGCCAGATCGTGCCCTTCCGCGGCGAGTATTACGAACTGCGCCCCGAGCGCCGCTCGCTCGTCAAGAACCTGATCTACCCGGTGCCCAACCCGGATTTCCCCTTCCTGGGCGTGCACTTCACCCGGATGATCGACGGCTCGGTCCACGCCGGGCCGAACGCCGTGCTGGCCTTTGCGCGCGAGGGCTACCACAAGTGGGACGTGAACCTGCGCGACCTGGGCGAGGCGCTGACCTATTCGGGCTTCCTGAACCTCGCCCGGCGCAATCTGGGGGAGGGCGCGCGGGAGATGTGGCGCTCGCTGTCCAAGGCCGCCTTTGTCCGCAGCCTCCAGACCCTGATTCCCGAGGTCACGGCCGAGGACGTGATCCCCAGCGAGGCCGGGGTGCGGGCACAGGCCCTGACACCCGATGGCCGCCTGGTGGACGACTTCCTGCTGATCGACGCCCCCGCCGCCCTGCACGTCTGTAACGCCCCCTCGCCCGCCGCCACCTCGTCCCTGGAGATCGGACGCACCATCGCGGCGCGGGTGCAGGCCCCCGCCCACCTGACGCCCGCCCCCTCCCGCGGCCCCGGTCCCGCCCCACAAGGAGTCCTGGCATGA
- the rfbF gene encoding glucose-1-phosphate cytidylyltransferase: protein MKAVILAGGLGTRISEESTIRPKPMIEIGGRPVLWHIMKIYSAHGINEFVILCGYKQYMIKEYFANYFLHMSDVTFDMRTRDAAYLCNHAEPWRVTLVDTGEDTLTGGRLKRVRQYLGDETFCFTYGDGVGNVDITRTIDFHRQHGKLATMTVMQPPGRFGAVSMEDGGTVTAFQEKPDGDGGWINGGFFVLEPAVIDYIEGDHTTWEAEPLRGLAHDGQLAAFRHPGFWQPMDTLRDKHLLEDLWRSGKAPWKAW from the coding sequence ATGAAAGCCGTCATTCTCGCCGGGGGCCTGGGCACCCGCATCAGCGAAGAGAGCACCATTCGTCCCAAACCGATGATCGAGATCGGGGGGCGGCCGGTGCTGTGGCACATCATGAAGATCTACTCCGCCCACGGCATCAACGAGTTCGTGATCCTGTGCGGCTACAAGCAGTACATGATCAAGGAGTACTTCGCCAACTACTTCCTGCACATGTCCGACGTGACCTTCGACATGCGCACGCGCGACGCGGCCTACCTGTGCAACCACGCCGAACCCTGGCGCGTCACGCTGGTCGACACCGGCGAGGACACCCTGACCGGCGGGCGGCTCAAGCGGGTGCGGCAGTATCTCGGGGACGAAACCTTCTGCTTTACCTACGGTGACGGCGTCGGCAACGTGGACATCACCCGGACCATCGACTTCCACCGCCAGCACGGCAAGCTCGCTACCATGACGGTGATGCAGCCCCCGGGGCGATTCGGGGCCGTGAGCATGGAGGACGGCGGGACCGTCACCGCCTTTCAGGAGAAGCCCGACGGCGACGGCGGCTGGATCAACGGCGGCTTTTTCGTGCTGGAACCGGCCGTGATCGACTACATCGAGGGCGACCACACGACCTGGGAGGCCGAGCCGCTGCGGGGCCTGGCCCACGACGGGCAGCTCGCCGCCTTCCGTCACCCCGGCTTCTGGCAGCCGATGGACACCCTGCGCGACAAGCACCTCCTCGAAGACCTCTGGCGCAGCGGCAAGGCGCCCTGGAAGGCGTGGTAG
- a CDS encoding NAD-dependent epimerase/dehydratase family protein: MKILVTGTEGYLGSLLAPELLRRGHTVLAVDTGYYKAGWLYAGTDTTALTLNKDLRHITAADLEGVEAVVHMAELSNDPLGQLLPNITYDINHAGSVRLAQLARAAGVSRFVYMSSCSVYGVGGADFVDETSPVNPQTAYAECKVLVERDLREMADGRFSPTYLRNATAFGASPRMRFDIVLNNLSGLARTTGEIRMTSDGTPWRPLVHALDIGQAIIEVLEAPREAVHNQAFNVGSTAQNYRVREIAEIVAEAFPGCRLSFGENGADNRSYRVNFDKIHAALPNFRCAWDARRGAQQLAALFERIDLRASDFEWRGYTRLKQLEYLLHTGQIDRDFYWQAPAASAPVLEGEPA; the protein is encoded by the coding sequence ATGAAGATTCTCGTCACCGGCACCGAGGGCTATCTCGGCTCCCTGCTCGCCCCCGAACTGCTGCGCCGGGGCCACACCGTCCTGGCGGTCGATACCGGCTACTACAAGGCGGGCTGGCTGTACGCGGGCACCGACACCACCGCGCTGACGCTCAACAAGGACCTGCGGCACATCACCGCCGCCGACCTGGAAGGCGTGGAGGCCGTGGTCCACATGGCCGAGCTGTCGAACGATCCCCTGGGGCAACTGCTCCCCAACATCACCTACGACATCAACCACGCGGGGTCGGTGCGGCTGGCGCAGCTCGCCAGGGCGGCGGGCGTCTCCCGCTTCGTCTACATGTCGTCGTGCAGCGTGTACGGGGTGGGCGGGGCCGACTTCGTGGACGAAACCTCGCCGGTCAATCCCCAGACCGCCTACGCGGAGTGCAAGGTGCTGGTCGAGCGGGATCTGCGGGAGATGGCGGATGGCCGCTTCTCCCCCACCTACCTCCGCAACGCCACGGCCTTCGGGGCCTCGCCGCGCATGCGCTTCGACATCGTGCTCAACAACCTCAGCGGGCTGGCACGCACGACCGGCGAGATTCGCATGACCTCCGACGGCACCCCCTGGCGGCCGCTGGTCCACGCGCTGGACATCGGGCAGGCGATCATCGAGGTGCTGGAGGCGCCGCGCGAGGCGGTCCACAACCAGGCCTTCAACGTGGGCAGCACCGCGCAGAACTACCGGGTGCGCGAGATCGCGGAGATCGTGGCCGAGGCCTTCCCCGGCTGCCGCCTGTCCTTCGGGGAGAATGGCGCGGACAACCGCAGTTACCGGGTGAACTTCGACAAGATTCATGCGGCGCTGCCGAACTTCCGCTGCGCCTGGGACGCGCGCCGGGGGGCGCAGCAGCTCGCCGCCCTGTTCGAGCGGATCGACCTCCGGGCTTCCGACTTCGAGTGGCGGGGCTACACCCGGCTCAAGCAACTGGAATACCTGCTGCACACCGGGCAGATCGACCGCGACTTCTACTGGCAGGCCCCGGCGGCGTCGGCGCCCGTTCTGGAAGGGGAGCCCGCATGA
- a CDS encoding glycosyltransferase family 4 protein → MTAPDMTAPARPGPNPGPSRMRRALYVSIQDSSDRRSWSGTSFRMRECLKEAGYTVECVDALTTFTSPATRAKAIWSRMVGKKYVRDRTPFTLRRYARQIERRAASLQYDFVFSSGSMPIALLRERKPIVCWGDATFGALLNFYEGLSGLSRESEALGHRLEALALRRAAAVIYASEWAAQSAVTLYGIDPAKVHVVPFGANVDVQWSDAELEGLIAQRLADGAVKLLFIGVEWDRKGGPVVLEVARLLQEAGVPCELHVAGVTPPGPLPAFVKLHGFLNKNTPEGIERLSTLLRESHFFLMPSQAECFGIVFAEASAYALPSVGTRVGGIPSAVTPGVNGLLFDPGTPPAEIAQALLDLWRHPAAYAALCRSAYQEYTRRLNWHAAGQALRRIIEGLTPPGQGA, encoded by the coding sequence GTGACCGCGCCTGACATGACGGCGCCCGCCCGGCCGGGGCCGAACCCTGGACCCAGCCGCATGCGGCGGGCGCTCTACGTCAGTATCCAGGACAGCAGCGACAGGCGGAGCTGGTCGGGGACGTCCTTCCGGATGCGCGAGTGCCTGAAGGAAGCGGGCTACACGGTGGAGTGTGTGGACGCCCTGACGACCTTCACGTCGCCTGCCACGCGGGCCAAGGCGATCTGGAGCCGGATGGTCGGCAAGAAGTACGTGCGGGACCGCACTCCCTTCACCCTGCGGCGGTATGCCCGGCAGATCGAGCGGCGGGCCGCCTCGCTCCAGTACGATTTCGTGTTCAGTTCGGGGAGCATGCCCATCGCGCTGCTGCGGGAGCGCAAGCCCATCGTCTGCTGGGGCGACGCCACCTTCGGGGCCTTGCTGAACTTCTATGAGGGCCTCAGCGGCCTCAGCCGCGAATCCGAGGCGCTGGGCCACCGCCTGGAAGCCCTGGCGCTGCGCCGGGCGGCGGCCGTGATCTATGCGTCCGAGTGGGCGGCGCAGTCCGCCGTCACCCTCTACGGCATTGACCCGGCCAAGGTCCATGTGGTGCCGTTCGGCGCCAACGTCGATGTGCAGTGGTCGGACGCGGAGCTGGAGGGGCTGATCGCCCAACGGCTCGCGGACGGGGCGGTGAAGCTGCTGTTTATCGGGGTGGAGTGGGACCGCAAGGGCGGCCCGGTGGTGCTGGAGGTGGCGCGTCTCCTTCAGGAGGCGGGGGTGCCCTGCGAACTGCATGTGGCCGGGGTCACGCCGCCCGGTCCCCTCCCGGCCTTCGTGAAGCTCCACGGCTTCCTGAACAAAAACACGCCGGAGGGCATAGAGCGGCTGAGCACGCTGCTGCGGGAGAGCCACTTTTTCCTGATGCCATCGCAGGCGGAATGCTTTGGCATCGTGTTCGCGGAGGCCAGTGCGTACGCGCTGCCCTCGGTGGGGACGCGGGTGGGCGGGATTCCCAGCGCTGTCACCCCCGGCGTGAACGGCCTGCTGTTCGACCCGGGCACGCCCCCCGCCGAGATTGCCCAGGCACTGCTCGACCTGTGGCGTCACCCGGCGGCCTACGCGGCGCTGTGCCGTTCGGCGTATCAGGAATACACCCGGCGCCTCAACTGGCACGCGGCGGGTCAGGCGCTGCGCCGCATCATCGAGGGGCTGACCCCGCCTGGCCAGGGCGCCTGA
- a CDS encoding glycosyltransferase family 2 protein gives MNSSPPSPRVAIIVINYNGWRLTDACLTSLRDLAYPNARVLVVDNGSTDDSLARLRERWPDLELIEIAHNVGFTAANNVGARRALQGEAEFLWFLNNDTVVDPHALSELVTTLEADARRGAAASVLYDMQAPERVQAWGGGFVRLWHGDADGHFGPVPEERLHFLIGTSCLVRRAAIEAVGLLDERFFMYWEDADFCFRLRAAGWRLAVADGSRVWHVGSASMGDNNSRTHKSETFELQFTKSAVRFFRKHAPVPLVPLLAGPGFYLVKRVLRGQWARARAVARGAWLGLRRSGAPT, from the coding sequence ATGAACAGTTCTCCTCCAAGTCCGCGCGTCGCCATCATCGTGATCAATTACAACGGCTGGCGCCTCACCGACGCCTGCCTGACCTCGCTGCGCGACCTGGCGTACCCGAATGCCCGGGTGCTGGTGGTCGACAACGGCTCCACCGACGACTCGCTGGCCCGCCTGCGGGAACGCTGGCCGGACCTCGAACTGATCGAGATCGCGCACAACGTGGGCTTCACGGCCGCCAACAACGTCGGCGCGCGGCGGGCGCTGCAAGGTGAGGCCGAGTTCCTGTGGTTCCTCAACAACGATACGGTCGTCGATCCCCACGCGCTGAGCGAACTGGTGACCACCCTGGAGGCGGACGCGCGCCGGGGGGCCGCCGCCTCGGTGCTCTACGACATGCAGGCCCCCGAGCGGGTGCAGGCCTGGGGGGGCGGGTTCGTGCGCCTGTGGCACGGGGACGCGGACGGCCACTTCGGCCCGGTGCCCGAGGAGCGGCTGCACTTTCTGATCGGCACCAGTTGCCTGGTTCGCCGCGCGGCCATCGAGGCGGTGGGGCTGCTCGACGAACGCTTTTTCATGTACTGGGAGGACGCCGACTTCTGCTTTCGCCTGCGGGCCGCCGGGTGGCGTCTGGCGGTCGCGGACGGGTCGCGGGTGTGGCACGTGGGCAGCGCCAGCATGGGCGACAACAACTCCCGCACCCACAAGAGCGAGACGTTCGAGTTGCAGTTCACCAAGAGTGCGGTGCGCTTTTTCCGCAAACACGCGCCGGTGCCGCTGGTGCCGTTGCTGGCCGGGCCGGGCTTTTATCTGGTCAAGCGGGTGCTGCGCGGCCAGTGGGCGCGGGCCAGGGCGGTGGCGCGCGGAGCCTGGCTGGGGCTGCGCCGCTCGGGAGCGCCGACGTGA
- a CDS encoding AAA family ATPase: MPPMNDDIDLSRPLRALKRFAWLVLLLAVAAGAVTYLLFSRQTPVYRADTMILSSGSQTGNSKVNDTLVSAPPLPTGAVEGALQSANVQGAVRRRLGEIPELSAAERSALSDRMAQAIASGKGGILKISGQTDVYGNGTYVLSAFDQNPVVAARLANLAAQALIDWDTQRGLVKVNAARDSLRTQLADLERRLEQTGPVVGTPSRLQQTLLTQRAARLDDLNNLLALQQAVVGSLTNVAPAPVPLKPVSPKPLRDAVLVGAFVLLLLSTLLVIWASVNRMVTSDADLKLLNLRLLGEVPRIRLRQGQSLLVALRQGRWADSVSFLAAGVKSVLPRGDKRPPVLLVTSLFGGDGKSNISAALADASAASGDRVLLIEADLRRPTQGTIWQTTAPIEWVDLPGAVPFPGEESRDLMAALARPVTAQARRLRDNLHLLSSVPNLHSQSQPHVPAEQFRQAVAQWGAGYDLIVVDCPPALAVADPIVLAPHAAGVLLVLEAGRASVGSVQRLLDALLLVNANVLGVALNKVNPREQVARYGYGYGRNTVPTAVPRPESRAV, from the coding sequence ATGCCCCCGATGAACGATGACATCGATCTCTCGCGCCCGCTGCGCGCCCTGAAGCGTTTCGCGTGGTTGGTGCTGCTGCTGGCCGTGGCTGCCGGGGCCGTGACCTATCTGCTGTTCAGTCGGCAGACGCCGGTGTACCGGGCCGACACCATGATCCTGTCGTCGGGCAGCCAGACCGGCAACTCGAAGGTCAACGACACGCTGGTGAGCGCCCCGCCGCTCCCCACCGGGGCGGTCGAGGGGGCGCTGCAAAGCGCGAACGTGCAGGGCGCGGTGCGGCGGCGCCTGGGCGAGATCCCCGAGCTGAGCGCGGCGGAGCGCAGCGCCCTCTCCGACCGGATGGCCCAGGCCATCGCCAGCGGCAAGGGCGGCATCCTGAAGATCTCCGGCCAGACGGACGTGTACGGCAACGGCACCTATGTGCTCAGCGCCTTTGACCAGAACCCGGTGGTCGCCGCGCGGCTGGCGAACCTGGCCGCCCAGGCGCTGATCGACTGGGACACCCAGCGCGGCCTGGTCAAGGTGAACGCCGCCCGCGACTCGCTCCGCACCCAGTTGGCGGACCTGGAGCGGCGCCTGGAGCAGACGGGTCCGGTGGTCGGCACGCCGTCCAGGCTGCAACAGACGCTGCTGACCCAGCGCGCGGCCCGCCTGGACGACCTGAACAACCTGCTCGCGCTGCAACAGGCGGTGGTGGGTTCGCTCACCAACGTGGCCCCCGCGCCGGTGCCGCTCAAGCCGGTTTCGCCCAAGCCGCTGCGTGACGCCGTGCTGGTCGGCGCCTTCGTCCTGCTGCTGCTGAGCACGCTGCTGGTGATCTGGGCCTCGGTCAACCGCATGGTGACCTCCGACGCCGACCTGAAGCTGCTGAACCTGCGCCTGCTGGGCGAGGTGCCGCGCATCCGGCTGCGCCAGGGGCAGTCGCTGCTGGTGGCGCTGCGCCAGGGCCGCTGGGCCGACAGCGTCTCCTTCCTGGCCGCCGGGGTCAAGAGTGTCCTGCCCCGGGGCGACAAGCGCCCGCCGGTCCTGCTCGTCACCTCGCTCTTCGGCGGCGACGGCAAGTCGAACATCAGCGCCGCCCTGGCCGACGCGAGTGCGGCCAGTGGCGACCGGGTCCTCCTGATCGAGGCCGACCTGCGCCGTCCCACCCAGGGCACCATCTGGCAGACCACCGCCCCCATCGAGTGGGTGGACCTGCCGGGGGCCGTGCCATTCCCGGGGGAAGAAAGCCGCGACCTGATGGCGGCCCTGGCACGGCCGGTCACCGCGCAGGCCCGCAGGCTGCGCGACAACCTGCACCTGCTCTCCTCCGTGCCCAACCTGCATTCCCAGTCGCAGCCGCACGTCCCGGCGGAGCAGTTCCGCCAGGCCGTGGCCCAGTGGGGCGCCGGGTACGACCTGATCGTGGTGGACTGCCCGCCCGCCCTGGCGGTGGCGGACCCCATCGTCCTCGCCCCCCACGCGGCCGGTGTGTTGCTGGTGCTGGAAGCCGGACGCGCCTCGGTGGGCAGCGTGCAGCGCCTGCTCGACGCCCTGCTGCTGGTCAACGCGAACGTGCTGGGCGTGGCGCTGAACAAGGTCAACCCCCGCGAACAGGTGGCGCGCTACGGCTACGGGTACGGCCGCAACACTGTCCCCACCGCCGTCCCCCGGCCCGAGTCGAGGGCGGTGTGA
- a CDS encoding lipopolysaccharide biosynthesis protein, with translation MVGRGAGRRTFLSNLVALYGVHAATYVLPLLTTPFLARMLGPAALGLLVFAQAFGGLLGMLVQYGFDFSANREVARVRDDPARLADVLADVLSARLLLAVLAACLALIASAFVPMLHAHPALLWASVFWALAQASNMMWYFVGMERAAVASTLDVATKALATVGIFALVRGPADAWWVPVLNGGAALLSSALALRIAHRDVPMLRPSPGRAFAALKSGWSMFLFSAATSISATGSAFLLGLFVEPRLLGYYNGADRIARAFQGVLQPLNRALYPRFNRAAHSSLAEVRALLPTGLRLLGGIGLLLCLMVALGAPLWVRVLLGPEFAPAVPILRVLALLPLVVSINLVLGILWLLPLGLDRAFNTVVIGGTLLNALLIVLLVPTHGLLGMASAVVLGESAVFVGLLVVCRPTLRGRPEKEVERASVTP, from the coding sequence ATGGTCGGGCGTGGGGCGGGCCGCCGCACCTTTTTGAGCAATCTGGTGGCCCTGTACGGGGTCCACGCGGCGACGTACGTGCTGCCCCTCCTCACCACGCCCTTCCTGGCCCGCATGCTGGGTCCGGCGGCGCTGGGCCTGCTGGTCTTCGCGCAGGCGTTCGGCGGCCTGCTGGGCATGCTGGTGCAGTACGGCTTCGACTTCTCCGCCAACCGCGAGGTCGCCCGTGTCCGCGACGACCCGGCGCGGCTGGCGGACGTGCTGGCGGACGTGCTGAGTGCCCGGCTGCTGCTGGCGGTGCTGGCCGCGTGTCTCGCCCTGATCGCCTCGGCGTTCGTGCCGATGCTGCACGCCCACCCCGCCCTGCTGTGGGCCAGCGTGTTCTGGGCGCTCGCGCAGGCGTCGAACATGATGTGGTACTTCGTGGGGATGGAGCGCGCCGCCGTCGCCTCCACGCTGGACGTGGCCACCAAGGCGCTCGCGACGGTCGGAATCTTTGCCCTGGTGCGTGGCCCCGCCGACGCCTGGTGGGTGCCCGTTCTGAACGGCGGCGCGGCGCTGCTGTCGAGCGCGCTGGCCCTCAGGATCGCGCACCGGGACGTGCCGATGCTGCGACCCAGCCCGGGCCGCGCCTTCGCGGCGCTGAAGTCGGGATGGAGCATGTTCCTGTTCTCGGCGGCGACGAGCATCTCGGCCACCGGCAGTGCCTTTTTGCTGGGCCTCTTCGTGGAGCCGCGCCTGCTGGGCTACTACAACGGGGCCGACCGCATCGCGCGGGCTTTCCAGGGCGTGCTGCAACCGCTCAACCGCGCGCTGTACCCGCGCTTCAACCGCGCCGCGCACAGCAGCCTGGCCGAGGTGCGCGCGCTCCTGCCGACCGGACTGCGCCTGCTGGGCGGCATTGGCCTGCTGCTGTGCCTGATGGTCGCGTTGGGCGCGCCGCTGTGGGTCAGGGTGCTGCTGGGGCCGGAATTCGCCCCCGCCGTGCCCATCCTGCGGGTCCTGGCGCTGCTGCCGCTGGTGGTTTCGATCAATCTGGTGCTGGGCATCCTGTGGTTGCTGCCGCTCGGGCTCGACCGCGCCTTTAACACCGTGGTGATCGGCGGGACGCTGCTGAACGCGCTCCTGATCGTGCTGCTGGTGCCCACGCACGGCCTGCTGGGGATGGCGAGCGCGGTCGTGCTGGGGGAAAGCGCCGTCTTTGTGGGCCTGCTGGTGGTCTGCCGTCCCACCCTGCGCGGTAGGCCGGAAAAGGAGGTGGAGCGTGCATCTGTCACGCCGTAA